The Nocardioides ginsengisegetis region GACGCCCTCGGCCGCCGCGCGAACCAGGGCGGTGGTGACCGCGTCGTCGTCGATCCGGGAGCTGATCACGCGGACCAGTCCGCCCGGCTCCGCGTCGTCGATCGCGCGGGCGACGCGGTTGAGGACCCGGTGCCGGTCGGCGATCGAGGAGACCGGCCGGTTGAAGAGTGGCCCGGTCCGGAACAGGTCGACCGGACGGTAGGTCAGCTGGACGGCGTCGTGGTCGGAGTTCCAGCCGTGCACGATCCGCGAGTGCGCCAGCTCCAGGCCGCTGCCGTCCTTGACGGTCATGCCGTAGTCCAGCAGCGAGGTCGGGCCGCGCGAGCCCTGCAGCGGCATGTCGAAGGAGACCAGGTCGCCGAGCTCGTCGGTCGGCAGCCCCTTCACCCGGCGCTTGCGGTCGGCGAGGTAGTTGACGTTCAGGTCGCCGCTGACGAAGACGTGCTCGGTGCTGGCGAACAGCGCGAGGATCTCGCGCCGCAGCATCCGGAAGTGCTTGCGCAGCCGCGGGATGCGGTGCATGTCGGTGGCCTGCGCGTCGTACGACGCCTGCGCGATCGTGTGCGTGTTGATGAAGCCGAACACCTTGCCCGTCGCCTGCTCCCGCAGTCGCACCACGTTGATGTAGCGGCTCGGCGTGACCCCCTCCTCGGGGCCATGCACCTTGACCGTGTGCCCGTCGATGATCCGGAAGCGCGACCGGTCCCAGACGATCGGGATCTCCTGACCCTCGTCCTTGGGCATGTACCAGCCCCAGTCGAGGTCCTTGCAGAGCCGCATCAGCGTCTGGCGGTCGACGAGGTCGGACATCTCCTGGAAGCCGCCGGCGTCACCGAGCGTGGTCAGCGCCTTGCGCATGTCCTGGCGGGCCTTGCGCTTGCCCAGGTCGTGCCTGATGTTCAGCGTGAAGGTCGTGTACGTCGGCGAGGCCGGCGCCGCCGCGGCGAGCCGCAGGTCCCTGCCGATGGGCGGTGCGGACGGGACTTCCGCGGGGGCGACGAGGACGCCGACAGCCAGTCCGGCCGCCAGCGCGCTCCCCATGAGACGCATCAGCACCCAATGATCACACCAGTCACATGCGCCCCAGACAACCCGAGGGCGACAACTACAGCACTGTAGTTCTCAAGCGCCCGCTTGGCGCCCGGTGCTGGGGCCTAGTGATAGGTGACCTTCACGGTGTCGGTGACAGGCACCGACTGGCACCCGAGCCGGATCCCCTCGGCCAGGTCCTCCTCGTCGAGGACGTCGTTGTGCAGCATCCGCACCTCGCCCTCGAGCAGTCGGACGGCACAGGCGCTGCACTCCCCCTCGCGGCACGAGTAGGGCGCCTTCACGCCCTTGGCCTCGAGGTGCTCGAGCAGCTTGGTGCCGGGCTGCCAGTCGTCGAAGACGTGCTCCTCGCCGTCGAGCTCCACCTCGAGCTTCACCGGCCCCTGGGGTCCGGCCACCTCGGGCTCGTCGTCGTCGTAGACCTCGACGTCGTCGAGCTCGTGCAGGTCGCCGAACGGGTTGCCTCCCAGAGAGACGAACTTCTCCTGGTGCCGCCGCTCGCGCGGGAACTCCAGCTCGCGCAGGGCCGCGACGGTCAGCTTCATGAACGGCGCCGGCCCGCAGACGAAGGCGTTCCACGAGGTGTACGGCGCGATGAACGCCCGCAGCTGCTCCTGGCTCGGCAGCCCCTGCACCGACTCCAGCCAGTGCACGACCACGAGCCGGTCCGGGTGATCGGCGGAGAGCTGCTGGAGGTCCTCGGAGAAGATGACCGACCGCTCGTCGCGGTTGGCGTAGAACAGCACGATCCGGCCCGTCCCGCGCGCGAGCGCCGTACGCGTGATGGAGATGACCGGGGTGATGCCCGAGCCGCCGGCGAAGAGCAGCAGGTCGTCGTCCAGCGAGGCCGGGGTGAAGATCCCGCTCGGCGCCAGCACCCGCAGCGTGCTGCCCGCGCGGACGTTGTCGCAGATCCAGTTGGACGCATAGCCGTCGCGGGTGCGCTTCACGGTGATGGTCAGCGTCGCCTCGGGCCCGTCGGCGCGGGGGCTGCTGGACAGCGAGTAGCAGCGCGCGGCGACGCCGGTCAGGTCGCTGGGCACGGCGACGGTGAGGAACTGCCCCGGCTTGTAGGCGAAGTGCGCGGCGACGTCCTCGGGCACCTCGAAGGTGATCGACTGGGCGTCGTCGGTCTCCTCGACGACGTCGACGACCTTCAGCTCGAACGACTCGGTGTCCATGCCGACCTCAGTACCCGTCCTCGGCCCCGATGGGGACGGCCCCGTCGCGCACGGCGGCCTCGATGCTCGCGGCCAGCCGTGGGCAGGCGGCGTACACCGGGCGCCCGCCGGGCTCGGCGGACATCCTTGCGAACTCCTGGCAGTCCCCCAGCGCCCGGTCCGTCCACTGGATGGAGGTGTGGTGCTCGGAGTTCTTCTTGACGCCGACCGTGGCGAGGCAGTCCAGGCAGGCGACCTCGACCAGCCGGGCACGGGTGTAGAGCCGCTGGTCCTCCAGCGTCTCCTCGCTGGTCGGGACGAAGGAGGCCATCAGGCCGGGGTCTCGGCGGCCCGCTGGGCGAGGTTCTCGGCGACCTCGGCCTGCCAGTACTCGTTGGCGCGGGTCGTGTCGACCTCGAACTCGAAGCGCTCGGTCATCTCCGGCACGACGTCGGCGCGGTCGACGTAGAACTGTTCGTACCAGCGGCGCAGCTGGTAGACGGGGCCGTCCTCCTCGCAGAGGAGCGGGTTCTGGACCGGGACCTTGTTCTTCCAGATCGCCACGTCCTGGAGGAAGCCGCCGCCGAACATCTCGGCGTACTTCCTCGAGATGTACTGCGCCGTGTCGTCGTCGATCCCCTCGGGCTTCTTGACGGTGATGCCGTACTGCAGGGTGAAGGAGTCGGGCCCGGTCGGGATGTGGCAGTTGATGAGGATGACCTCGGTCTGGAATCCCTTGTAGTCGACATCGAGCCAGTTGACCATGTACGCCGGGCCGTAGTAGGTCGCCTCCGACTTGAGGAAGAGGTCGGCGTCGCCGTACCCGCCGCTGACGTCGGGGCGCCCCTTGGACTCCATGTACTGCGTCGCCTGCGTGCCCTCGAAGACGTTGCGGAAGCTCGTCGGGAACGAGAAGTGCACGTAGTAGAAGTGCGCCATGTCGACGACGTTGTCGATGAGCTCGCGGCAGTGGGAGTCGGTGATCGGGACGACCTCCCAGGTCCAGTCGGTGTAGGTCGACGTGCCGACGCCGGGCAGCTCCGGCGGCAGGATGTCGAGGTCCGGCTCGGAGCCCTCGGCGTCGTGCCAGATCAGCACCTGGCCGTTGCGGATCGCGACGGGGTACTTCTGGGTGCGGGCCCGCAGCGGGACGCGCTTGGCGTAGGGGATCTTCTTGCAGCGGCCGTCGCCGCCCCAGCGCCAGTCGTGGAAGGGGCACGCGACCTCGTCGCCCTTCACCGAGCCCTGGGTGAGGTCGCCACCCATGTGCCGGCAGTAGCCGTCGAGCACGTTGATCTCGCCCGCGCTGTCCTGCCAGACGACGACCTTGCCGCCGAAGGCGTCGATGCCGTGCGGCTTGCCGTCGCGGAAGGTCTCGGCAAGCCCCAGGCAGTGCCAGCCCCGGGCGAAGCGCTCAGGGGGCGTGCCGTGGTCGAGCTGTCGGGTTTCGCTCATGCGGCCATTATGGACCAGAACGAGAACACGTTCTAGTCTGGCGGACATGCACATCGCCCTCTCCCCCGAACACCTGCGACTCCGCGAGGAGCTGCGGGAGTACTTCGCCGCGCTCGTCACGCCCGAGCGACGGGCGGGCCTGGCCTCCGCGACCGGCGAGTTCGGGGAAGCAGGGGTCTACAAGGAGGTCATCCGCCAGCTCGGCACCGACGGGTGGCTCGGCATCGGCTGGCCGGAGGAGTACGGCGGGCAGGCCCGCTCGATGGTCGAGCAGCTGATCTTCACCGACGCGGCGGCGGTCGCCGGCGTGCCGATCCCCTACCTGACGCTCAACACGGTCGGGCCGACGATCATGCG contains the following coding sequences:
- a CDS encoding ferredoxin--NADP reductase; its protein translation is MDTESFELKVVDVVEETDDAQSITFEVPEDVAAHFAYKPGQFLTVAVPSDLTGVAARCYSLSSSPRADGPEATLTITVKRTRDGYASNWICDNVRAGSTLRVLAPSGIFTPASLDDDLLLFAGGSGITPVISITRTALARGTGRIVLFYANRDERSVIFSEDLQQLSADHPDRLVVVHWLESVQGLPSQEQLRAFIAPYTSWNAFVCGPAPFMKLTVAALRELEFPRERRHQEKFVSLGGNPFGDLHELDDVEVYDDDEPEVAGPQGPVKLEVELDGEEHVFDDWQPGTKLLEHLEAKGVKAPYSCREGECSACAVRLLEGEVRMLHNDVLDEEDLAEGIRLGCQSVPVTDTVKVTYH
- a CDS encoding Rieske 2Fe-2S domain-containing protein, which translates into the protein MSETRQLDHGTPPERFARGWHCLGLAETFRDGKPHGIDAFGGKVVVWQDSAGEINVLDGYCRHMGGDLTQGSVKGDEVACPFHDWRWGGDGRCKKIPYAKRVPLRARTQKYPVAIRNGQVLIWHDAEGSEPDLDILPPELPGVGTSTYTDWTWEVVPITDSHCRELIDNVVDMAHFYYVHFSFPTSFRNVFEGTQATQYMESKGRPDVSGGYGDADLFLKSEATYYGPAYMVNWLDVDYKGFQTEVILINCHIPTGPDSFTLQYGITVKKPEGIDDDTAQYISRKYAEMFGGGFLQDVAIWKNKVPVQNPLLCEEDGPVYQLRRWYEQFYVDRADVVPEMTERFEFEVDTTRANEYWQAEVAENLAQRAAETPA